A window from Rana temporaria chromosome 8, aRanTem1.1, whole genome shotgun sequence encodes these proteins:
- the LOC120910334 gene encoding myosin light polypeptide 6-like gives MGDLSEDQLIDYKDAFNLFDKTRDDKIFYFQCGDVLRALGQNPTNAEVTKVWGNPKLDEMNTKMLDFKQFLPMLQTIAKNKDQCTIEDFIEGLKAFDKEAIGCVMGAELCHVLITLGEKMQEDEVESL, from the coding sequence ATGGGTGACTTATCAGAAGATCAGCTCATCGATTACAAAGATGCTTTTAACCTCTTCGACAAGACCAGAGATGATAAAATCTTCTATTTTCAGTGTGGGGATGTCTTACGAGCTTTGGGACAAAATCCAACAAATGCAGAAGTCACGAAAGTTTGGGGAAACCCAAAGTTGGATGAGATGAACACCAAGATGCTTGACTTTAAGCAGTTccttcccatgttgcaaacaatcGCTAAAAACAAGGACCAGTGCACAATTGAGGACTTCATTGAGGGTCTGAAAGCGTTTGACAAGGAAGCCATTGGATGTGTAATGGGGGCTGAACTTTGCCATGTTCTAATTACTCTAGGAGAAAAGATGCAAGAGGACGAGGTGGAAAGTCTATGA